A single genomic interval of Burkholderia cepacia ATCC 25416 harbors:
- a CDS encoding nicotinate-nucleotide adenylyltransferase: MDTIARPAPLPRRIGLLGGTFDPIHDGHLALARRFAGLLGLTELVLLPAGQPYQKRDVSAAEHRLAMTRAAAGSLSLPGVTVTVATDEIEHAGPTYTVETLARWRARIGPDASLSLLIGADQLVRLDTWRDWRTLFDYAHICVSTRPGFDLGAAPPDVAREIAARQAGADVLKATPGGHLLIDTTLSFDIAATDIRAHLRECIARHAQMPDASAEHVPAAVWAYILQHRLYHS; this comes from the coding sequence CTGGACACCATCGCCCGCCCCGCCCCGCTGCCGCGTCGTATCGGCCTGCTGGGCGGCACTTTCGACCCGATCCACGACGGCCATCTCGCGCTCGCGCGCCGGTTCGCCGGGCTGCTCGGCCTGACCGAACTCGTGCTGCTGCCCGCCGGGCAGCCGTACCAGAAACGCGACGTGTCGGCCGCCGAGCATCGGCTCGCGATGACCCGCGCGGCCGCCGGCTCGCTGTCCCTGCCGGGCGTGACCGTGACCGTCGCCACCGACGAGATCGAGCACGCCGGCCCGACCTACACGGTCGAGACGCTCGCGCGCTGGCGCGCGCGGATCGGCCCGGACGCGTCGCTGTCGCTGCTGATCGGCGCCGACCAGCTCGTGCGCCTCGACACGTGGCGCGACTGGCGCACGCTGTTCGACTACGCGCACATCTGCGTGTCGACGCGCCCGGGCTTCGATCTCGGCGCGGCGCCGCCGGACGTCGCGCGGGAAATCGCAGCGCGGCAGGCCGGCGCCGACGTGCTGAAGGCCACGCCGGGCGGGCACCTGCTGATCGATACGACCCTTTCGTTCGACATCGCCGCGACCGACATCCGCGCACACCTGCGCGAATGCATCGCGCGCCATGCGCAAATGCCCGACGCATCGGCCGAGCATGTGCCGGCCGCCGTATGGGCCTATATTCTTCAACATCGCCTCTACCATTCCTGA